The genomic region TTCCTTTATGGGTATATTTCGCTGCATCTACCGCCACAATTAATAAATTTTCTGCACCTACTTTTCGAAGAAAATCCGCCCATCGACTTCCATTTTTCCCTTGAATATGGTTCAATAATGAGGAAACCATCGTTTTCATCTCCTTAATTGGGTTAGTAATTGGAAGTTCTGTGGTAGGTACTTCTATTTTACAATGAAAACGGTGGTTTTTTATATGGAATAGAACCTATTTTCTATACTAGGCACCAGATCAAGGAGGTACATCATTGAACAAGAAAGACATCGCCAATATTCGTAAACAGTTTAAAGTAAATAATGATCTACTGACGATTAGTGAAATTTTTAATGTGTATATTATGAAAGAGTCCAGCGAGGTTTATCATTATCAGAGTATGCCTTTTGAAATGCTGGAAGAGGAACAGAAGGAACTATTTATGAATAACTTTAAAAAGGTGCTCACCGGTCAGCTCGACCAGAAATTATTTGAACTTAAATTCCAGCGTGATGCGGAAAACAACAGTCAGCGTATTCTTCATCAGGGGATGCTTAGTCAAACCTCTGAAGACTGGACGAATCAAATGCTTCAAATCGTAGAAAAAATACTGAAGGATAAGCAGTATGATATGGATATTGTTGTTACCTTTATCCGTGGTGAATACATGAAGCCTATGAAAAAACGCAATGATGAGACGGAAGAAAGTGAGCGGGACACGGTTTATTCCCATCCTTTCATTCTTTGCAGTGTGAACCAGACGCAGGACCCGAAAAAAGAACTGCTGTTTGACTATGTGGAGAAGGAATTTAAGTATAATATTGCTGTTGATCCTGTTATCGATTTAAAAACGCCCATCTCTGGATTTTTGTTTCCGACCATTACAGACAATGCGTCAGATGTTAATCACATCCTTTATTCCGCCGGGAAAGACGCAGATATGAATGAACATTTTATAGAGGAAGTCATAAACGCGGAAGAAGTAATCACAGCTGAAGAGGAGAAATTTGTTTTTGAAGAAGTTGTCAAAAACGTAGCCGGGGAACAGATGAATACGTCTACCCTTTCCAATGTTTACGAAGAGGTTCACCGTGTGCTGGAAGAAAATGAGGAAGAGGATTCCCCGAAGTTAGATTATAAAGATGTTGGAAAGGTTCTAAAGAGCAGCGGAGTAGAGGATATAAATGAGGAAAAGCTGGAAACAGCCTTTAAGAGTGTTGTTGATGATGAAAAGTATGAGTTGAAGGCAAATAACATCATTCCGAAATATGACTCAAAATCCATCAAAATTAAAACAAAGGTAGCGGATATTTCCGTAAGTCCGCAAGACCTGAGTTATGTTCGCCAGGTTGACGTAAATGGAAAGCTTTACTTAATGATTGAAGTCGAGGAAAATACTGTGATTGATGGCTTTGAAATGATCCCGGAGGCTTTATTCAAAAAGGCTCCGGAAGATACAGAATAAGCAGCGAGAACTCATTAGTGATTTCAACATGGAATTGAGGTTCACATATACGTCTTTGTTTTTGGTCCGGTACGGTGTGTGATTATGAAATCATGAGAGGTGACGTTCGCCTCCAGCCCCCACTGTGACTAGGGAGGTTTCCTTCACATAAACCCCATTAATCATCACAGAATAACCCTGCTTTTAAACGGACAGACTAGGACTGACACTGTTGGATTACATGTCCAGCTTCTAATGGACCTAAGATTTTATCGTCAGTTCCATAACATCATCAATGGAGGGGCAAAACATGGTAAAAGATTCACATGCACCGAAGAAGCAAAGAAATGATAAGGATCGAATACCTGCAGAACAAAGAAGAGGGAAAGGGAAATCAAATTCCAGAGGTGGACGTAATTAATCAGTGCTTTTTTCTGCATGCAGGAGTACAACAAAATAAGGGATGCTGAATGAGCATCCCTTAGAAAACAAAGGTGAATTCATTTACTATCTATTCCTTCCCGCTCTCTTCTAATATCCCCATTTAAATTGCATCAAAATATTCACCATCAACCATAAACGGACATAAAGGATATGCAGAACGGGAATTTGAGTTGTCCAAGTAAAAAAAGGAAAATGAACGAAAAGGCAACAATCGGAGCAAGATAAATCTTTTGCTCCCATTTGATGTTGTCATAATTATGACAGAATCATAGTGCTTAAAACCAGCTTTTAATCGATATAGCCTGATACATAAGCCTTGCATCTCTTCCCATCTTATCTCTTCTATGTGTGTAAGGACGCAATTGCTCCAGAAATACTTCATCACAAAATCTTCTATGATCACCCCTCTGATAACAGGCATCGTGCTGCATACAAAAATAATCAAGAGCATTTACGGGGGGACCCGGACCTCTGCAGCCCGGACCACAATAACGATATCCCGGGAGGCACGGCATCACTTTCACCTCATCTAATTCAATGACATATCATTCAGAATTATCCATAGTATATGTAAGAGGATATGCCAGTGTAATAGGCAGAAATATAAATGATGTATGAAAAGGAATTTCTAATGGAAGTTATGCTTTAAGACAAGCAGGGGGCATGAATTTTTTATCACGTATGAACTGGCCGTAATCCCCCAACTGATGGAAGTTTTACTTTATGAGAAATAGCTCATTTTCAGTTAAACGGGTTTACAAAAATTTACTTATTATATATAATATATATTCGTTGTATAATGGAATATATGTTAATCTTGAACATAGATTCTTATGGGAACTTTCGATGGAAAAACAGGGAAAAATGCGAGGAAAATCTATCAGTCTAAAAAACGAAAAAAAGTTGACTTCACGACGAAGGATATATAAAATTATTTTTTATGAAGCTATTAAATTATAAGCCTATGAGGTGAAAAAAATGAAGAAGATATTGTCCTCTAAAATGGGATTCTTCTCAATTGCTGTATTTATTTTCTGGATAAAAACGTATGTTATATATAAAACTGAATTTACTCTTGGTGTAAGTGGATCCATGCAGGAATTCCTGCTATTTTTCAACCCACTTAGCTCAGGATTGATTTTTATTGGTCTTGCTTTATTTTCAAAAGGAAATAAAATAGGTAGAAGAATCATTATCGTTGAAGCGATTATGAGTTTCATTTTATATTCGAATGTAGTTTATTATCGATTTAACAGTGACTTTATTACGCTCGCTACATTAATGCAGACAGATAACTTCGGAAGTCTTGGCGGGAGTATTTTAAACTTGATGGCTCCTTATGATTTCCTCTATCTAATCGATATTGTCCTTTTGGTTTTCCTTTATAAGAAGTTTAAACCAAATTGGACATTTGAACGTCTGAAATTACGTAAACCATTGCTTGTATTGGCTACAGGCCTTATTGCGTTCAGCGTAAACCTGAGTCTGGCTGAAGATGACCGCCCACAGCTATTGGAGCGGACTTTTGACCGGAATTATCTGGTGAAGTATCTGGGGATGTATAACTTTATCCTTTATGATGCCGCCCAGAACATTGAAAACTCAACACAGAGAGTTTTGGCAGATAGTGATGATATTACAGAGGTTCAAAACTATACCAAAGCCAAATATGCTCAGCCGAATGAAGAACTGTTTGGTGCTGCGAAAGGGAAAAATATTATAAAGATTCACTTGGAGTCCTTCCAGTCTTTTCTTATTGACTATAAGCTCCATGGAGAAGAGGTCACACCATTCTTAAATTCATTGGTCCATGATAAGAGTAAGAATTTCACGTATTTCGATAATTTCTTCCATCAGACCGGACAGGGAAAGACCGCTGATGCGGAGTTAATTACGGATACATCTTTATATGGACTATCCAATGGGTCTGCATTCTCAACAAAAGCGGACAATACGTTCCAGGCACTGCCGGCCATTCTGGATCAGCGTCAAGGCTACACAAGCGCTGTCTTCCATGGGGATGGGAAGTCATTCTGGAATCGGGATAATATGTATAAAAGCCTTGGAGTCAATGAATTTTACTATGACAGCTATTACGACATGAGTAAGGAAAATGTCATTAACTACGGTCTGAAGGATAAACCATTCTTTGAGCAGTCCATGCCATATTTAAAAAACATGGAAAAACCATTTTATGCGCATATGATGACCTTAACCCATCATCATCCTTATTTGATTGATGAAGAGGATGCGACGATTGCACCGGCGGAAACAGGAGATCCATCTGTTGACCGCTATTTCCAGACAGCCCGCTATTTGGATGAAGCTTTAAAACAGTTCTTTAAAGACCTAAAAGAAGCTGGATTATACGAGGATTCTGTGATTATGATTTATGGAGATCATTATGGTATTTCTGAAAATCATAATCGGGCTATGAAGGAAATTACCGGAGAAGAAATTACTTCATTTAAGAATGCGCAATTACAGCGAGTTCCGTTTATCATTAAAGTTCCTGGTGTTGAAGGACAGGGAATTAATCATGAGTACACGGCAATGACTGATGTGATGCCTACATTGTTACATCTACTAGGGATAGACGCACAGGATTACATTCTGTTTGGTACTGATATGTTCTCTAAGGATCATAAAGAAATGGTTCCATTCCGTAATGGAGACTTCATTACAGATAAATACAGTTATGTAGATGGAACATTTTATAAAAATAAAACGGGAGAGAAAATTTCAGATCCTACTGAATCCATGTTAAATATGAAAGAGACAGCACACCATGAGCTGGAGCTTTCTGATAAAGTGTTAAATGGAGATCTGCTTCGTTTCTACACTCCAAATGAACAGTGGGAGCCTGTAGATACCGGAGACTATTTCTATCCAACATTAAAAGAAAATGAAGAGATTAATAATACTGATGGTGTGCAAGATTTAGAAGATGGTACGAAAGCTTCAAATGAAAATAGAGTAAATATCAGTGAGAATGAAAGCAGCAAAGAGGAAGGTCATGAAAAGGAAGACCAAAATCAAAACGAAACAAAAGCAGAAGAGAAACAATGAAGATTCATAATCGCTATAAGGTAAAACACATCCACATCTTTGTGGGTGTGTTTTTTATTGTATAGGAAATTAATACACACCCGATTTGTTCCACTAACCATTAGCGGGGTGTTCCTCCACTAATTGAAGTTTCACTTTATAAAATCACATCAAAAGGATGAGTATGTTCGATTCCGGAAAGAATAAGACAAAAAACAGGTGAGAATATGCTTTTGCTCAAAGTTGGAATGTTGCTAACCATACTTATATCGGCGCTGGTTTGTGTTTACTTTATAAAATTAGACTGGCGGAAATATGGTTTTCTCTATATATCTGCTGCCGTTTCTGCAAATGTTTTATGCTATCTTTTTACGTGGTCAGGATTGTATTCCTTTCCGAATAATCTATTGCACGGTGATTTGCTTATGCCGATCGGTCTGGTATCAACGGCATTTCCGTTAGTTGTACTATTGGGAGTAAGATTCAGTCCTGAAAAATGGATATGGAAAATCCCTTTTTATTGGGGGATCGTACATTTAGGGATGGTTGCGGAGGCTGTTTTAATGATTACACCCATGTTTAAATTTGGACCTGAATGGGACCTATGGGACTCCTATTCATTACGATGGGGCTACTACTTGCTGTTTGAATTATTAGGAAGTAAAATAATTCCCCCTCATTTAAGAAAACCAATATCTCATCAATCTTTCCGATACGGCGGATGGGCCTGGATTGTGTTTCATATTGTAGTCGTTGTCACCATTTTCTTAATGGGAGTTTATACGGGGATAACGTTATTTTAACAGGGAGTCTGCATTGGAAGGTCCTGTGGTAAATAACAGGACCTGAAGGATTAGTAATTAAAAAAAGTGAAACACAGGATTGACAATCTGGTGTATTATGCATATAATACACCTTAGATGTATGAACTAATTAATACACACATTAAAAATGAGGTAGTTACTTCATGGTCTTATAGGAGTTGTTTCGATGAGTATGAATTTTAACAATCGGGATCCCGTTTATTTACAAATCATACGGTATTTTAAAGAGAAAATTGCTATTGGTGAATTGGAGCCTGGAGAGGAAATACCATCAAGAAGAGAACTTGCTAACAGATTGAAGGTGAACCCTAATACAGCGCAACGGGCGTACAAGGAAATGGAGGAGCAGGGTTTGATTTATACAGAACGGAATCTGCCGAGTAAAATTACGACGGATACAGAAACATTGGGAAGGGTAAGAGATGAATTAATTTTGGAAGCTGTAGATACCTTTATTGGATCTGTTCGTTCCATTAATGTACCCGTGGATGAATTGCTTGAATTAGTCCGAAAAAAGTACCTTGAGAGTGATGGGGAGGCGTAAACATGATTGAAGTAAAAGAGGTTGAGAAGAAGTTTGGACGTAAAAAAATACTTAAGGGTGTGTCATTTACTGCGAACAAGGGTGAAATCACCTGTTTGATAGGAATTAATGGGGTAGGAAAGACAACGATTTTAAATGCAATTATGGCTCTGACCCCGATTCAAAGAGGGGAGATTTTATTAGATGGGGAGCCGATTAAGGAAAAGACATTTGAGAAAGTTTCTTTTATTCCTGATGCACTTACGATGCTACCAAACATGACTATAGAGGAAGCCATGGAGTTTATGAATGATTTTTATACTTGCTGGAACATGGAACGTGCGAGGGAACTATTAGGCTTTTTCAGATTACATAAAGGTGATCGCATTGCCTCCTTATCAAAAGGGAATGCAGCCAAGGTAAACCTGTTGCTTGGTTTGGCTTTGGATGTGGATTACATCTTAATGGATGAGCCATTTTCAGGTATAGATATGTTCAGTCGTGAAGAAATCGCAAATGTGTTTACAAGCCATCTGATTGAAAACAGAGGTGTGATTATCACAACTCATGAAGTAAGCGATATTGAACATTTAATCGATAAGGTTGTGCTGCTGGATGACGGGTTGGTTACCAAAGAATTTGACGCTGAAAAGGCACGTGAAGACGACGGAATGTCTGTAATCGATGTGATGAGAGAGGTGTACCAGGGATGAAAAATTACGTAAAGCTCGTTAATTTTGAATTTAACCGAGTTGTGAAACTATTTACCATTTTGCTGGGCATAACCCTTGTAGTCCAGGTGGCTGGGGTGATTGTACAGTCAAGAGAGTATCTCGGCAGGGCGAATGAAAAGATGAATGAAGACCTAATGTCGAAAGCGCAGTTTTTAACAGATTATGGCCAAATCAGTTTTGCACATATTGTAAGAAGCGTATGGTTTTTGGGACCCATTGCTTTATGTGCAGCTGGGGTAGCATTTTATATTTTTCTCGTTTGGTACCGTGACTGGGTTGGAAAAAACACGTTTATTTACCGTTTGTTAATGCTTCCAACAACGAGGTTAAATATCTTTTTCGCCAAGATTTCAAATATACTCATCATGACACTGGGACTAGTGGCATTTCAATTAATTTTATTACCTTTTGAAGCATTGGTATTGAAATGGATGGTACCTGATGATTTCCGGAGTGATATGGGAGTTAAAGAGACAATTACCAGTATACCGGAATTAACGATTATTATTCCGAACAGCTTTGTTGAATTTGTGTTGTATTATGGAGCAGGACTGCTGGCTGTTGCCATTTTATTTACTGCGATTTTAATGGAAAGAAGCTTTAAATGGAAAGGAATCATTGCGGGTGTGCTTTATAGTGCCATGGCTATTCTTGTTCTCATTTCACCCGTACTCTTACAAGAATTGGTACTAAATGGGTTCTTTTATCCGATGGAACTGTTTGTCATTGAAATTGTAATGGGAATCATTGTACTGGCTGTTTCCATATGGATGAGTGGATTCCTGCTGAAGAAAAAGGTAACGGTATAAAGGAGTGTACACAATGAAAAAATACTGGAAATTTACAGCTATTATTGCTGTTATTGTGCTTAGTATTGGAACGTTCTATGTGAATTCAGCCATATCGGCAGATCAAAACCCTGAATTTGTGATTAAGAAAGAAAGTGGGGATACGAAAGAGCTGGAGCCATTGGTGCTGGAAGGTTCCTATCAAGGTGCTTCCTCAGGGAAATATATAAGCAGGGGCTTAGAACTCACCGGCCAGGGGACAGAATATAGAAATCCATCTTTTCTTAATCGACTGATTGGTTCCCCGGCGCCTGTGATAGAGAGGTTGCAGGAGCAATATCGGGGCTTCATGCGGGGAAAAAGTCCATCTGAGCATTTGTTTTTTGAGAACGATCGCTTTCTTGCTTATGCAAATGTGGACTATGAAATTGGGTTTAATTCCCGTGAAACAAAGGATCATACATTTGAAATAGATATATTAAATAAAAAAGAAGATAGCATAGATTCTTTTGCTATAATAGTGCCAGGCGCTAACAGAATGGATCATATGTTTGTGGATGATGTACAGATCATAAATGGTGAGCTAAACATTATCACACAAAATATGGTCAGAGATAATAACAGGGATAGACTCTATAGTGAAAAACATATCTATACAATTGATATGGCCAATCAGAAGTTCATAAAACATGAACCGATTATCAAAGAACCAAAAGGACAGGACAATACTCATTTCGACATAAAGTTCATTGAAGCAGAAGGATCAACGAATATGCATGAAAAGCTATTATTCCTGACAACGGAAAGAGAGGTTATAAAGGATAGGGAATCAACAAGACTTGGTGAAACTAGTCGGGAAGTCATATCCTATAATCTGATAACCAAAGAAAAAAGGAAACTCTCTGAAGACTTAAATTTAGAAGAGAATGAAATAAGTGCATTTGACGGGTCCGCGATTTACCTGACGAAAGTAAATGGACAGAAGCTTATGGTCACGCCTTTTCATTTAGAGAAGAAAAAGCGGGGAGATTCCTATTTATTTCAATTATCCGATAAACCCATGAATGAAGTGCCCCCACTGATTAAGATAAAGGATGGGAAGTTGTATGCAGCTTCCAACCGGATGAATTCAAATACAACTGCAAGTGTTATAGTTGCTGACTTGAAGACAGGTGATTCTCTCTTTAAGGGAGAATTAAGTATAAAAGATTCAGAGGATGAGATAGAAGATTATGATTTATATATTCATGATATCTTTGTAAAATAGGGTGTCCTTTGTAAGAAAAGAGGATGATCATATGGAAATGAGTCAAAACAAAGCGGTGTACCTGGCAAACTTAAATCAACGTATGATGGATCAGGATGTAAATGAGCTTTATGCTGAATGTAAAAAGAAAATATTTTCCATCGCCCTTTCCTATGTAAAAGATCATTATTTGGCAGAGGACCTTTCACATGAAATATTGGTCAAATGCTACGTTACCCGTGAAAAGTTCAAAGGTGATTGTTCCTTTCATACATGGATGTGTCGCATTGCAAAAAATCATTGTATTGATTTTTTACGAAAGAGCTATCGGAGCCGTGATTTGCTTTCTGAAGATATCGATTTTACTTACAAAGGCAACATGTCCTCGCCAGAATCTGAGTTCTTAAGGCTGTGTGACAAGGAAGAACTGAACCATCATCTGAGGAGGCTGCCAGCAACATATCTGGAAGTCCTAACACGTTTTTACTATAAAGAACAATCCTTGAAGGAAATTGGACACCACCTTAATCTGAAGCCATCGACCGTCAAAACAAGGCTGTTTCGGGCAAGGAAAATGTTAAGAGATCAATATCAAGTGTAGAGGTGCCTGTCACCCGTCGAAGTAATTGTTATCACAGAAAGTCCTGGTGAATGTTGGATTCCACATTTACCAGGACTTTTTACTTGGTTTGGAAATAAAGAAAAATCGACAGGTGACAGGCACCTGTCGAACGGCACCTGTCGAACAAAATATTCATAATAATGGACATTCAAAAATAGGGTATCGACAAAAGGTCTTGTTTGATGCTCACCCTGAAAAATCGTGACATATTTCTCCTGTCTTGGAGGATATAAAAGGGAATGGTCATCAGACAAGATTCAGCCTTTATTTTCAAGTATTTAAGAACAAATGTCAGGAGGGTACCCTATGGAAAAAGTGAAGAATCGCTGGCTCATTGCGGCATCCGCTGTAGGCATCCATATTTCTATCGGTTCTGCCTATGCATGGAGTGTATTCACCAATCCAATGGTGGATTCGTATGGATGGGAAACAACTGAAATTTCGATGGCATTTAGTATTGCTATTTTTATTCTTGGGCTGGCAGCAGCATTTATGGGAAGGTTTGTAGAAAAACAGGGTCCAAGAAAATCAGGTATGCTTGCGGCACTGTTCTTTGGAATTGGAGTTGCGGGTTCAGGGCTGGCAACATCCATTGAGTCTTTGTATCTATTGTATCTTTTCTATGGAATTATTGGTGGAATTGGTTTGGGTATCGGCTATATTGCGCCGGTTTCAACGCTCGTAAAGTGGTTTCCGGATAGACGTGGTTTGGCAACTGGACTGGCGATTATGGGATTTGGCTTTGCATCCTTAATTAGCGGACCAGCTGCCGCTGCGTTAATTGAGTCCGTTGGGATTTCTATGACTTTCTAC from Virgibacillus sp. MSP4-1 harbors:
- a CDS encoding LTA synthase family protein, which codes for MKKILSSKMGFFSIAVFIFWIKTYVIYKTEFTLGVSGSMQEFLLFFNPLSSGLIFIGLALFSKGNKIGRRIIIVEAIMSFILYSNVVYYRFNSDFITLATLMQTDNFGSLGGSILNLMAPYDFLYLIDIVLLVFLYKKFKPNWTFERLKLRKPLLVLATGLIAFSVNLSLAEDDRPQLLERTFDRNYLVKYLGMYNFILYDAAQNIENSTQRVLADSDDITEVQNYTKAKYAQPNEELFGAAKGKNIIKIHLESFQSFLIDYKLHGEEVTPFLNSLVHDKSKNFTYFDNFFHQTGQGKTADAELITDTSLYGLSNGSAFSTKADNTFQALPAILDQRQGYTSAVFHGDGKSFWNRDNMYKSLGVNEFYYDSYYDMSKENVINYGLKDKPFFEQSMPYLKNMEKPFYAHMMTLTHHHPYLIDEEDATIAPAETGDPSVDRYFQTARYLDEALKQFFKDLKEAGLYEDSVIMIYGDHYGISENHNRAMKEITGEEITSFKNAQLQRVPFIIKVPGVEGQGINHEYTAMTDVMPTLLHLLGIDAQDYILFGTDMFSKDHKEMVPFRNGDFITDKYSYVDGTFYKNKTGEKISDPTESMLNMKETAHHELELSDKVLNGDLLRFYTPNEQWEPVDTGDYFYPTLKENEEINNTDGVQDLEDGTKASNENRVNISENESSKEEGHEKEDQNQNETKAEEKQ
- a CDS encoding Parvovirus coat protein VP1-like protein, producing MPCLPGYRYCGPGCRGPGPPVNALDYFCMQHDACYQRGDHRRFCDEVFLEQLRPYTHRRDKMGRDARLMYQAISIKSWF
- a CDS encoding GntR family transcriptional regulator, which gives rise to MSMNFNNRDPVYLQIIRYFKEKIAIGELEPGEEIPSRRELANRLKVNPNTAQRAYKEMEEQGLIYTERNLPSKITTDTETLGRVRDELILEAVDTFIGSVRSINVPVDELLELVRKKYLESDGEA
- a CDS encoding DUF4317 domain-containing protein — its product is MNKKDIANIRKQFKVNNDLLTISEIFNVYIMKESSEVYHYQSMPFEMLEEEQKELFMNNFKKVLTGQLDQKLFELKFQRDAENNSQRILHQGMLSQTSEDWTNQMLQIVEKILKDKQYDMDIVVTFIRGEYMKPMKKRNDETEESERDTVYSHPFILCSVNQTQDPKKELLFDYVEKEFKYNIAVDPVIDLKTPISGFLFPTITDNASDVNHILYSAGKDADMNEHFIEEVINAEEVITAEEEKFVFEEVVKNVAGEQMNTSTLSNVYEEVHRVLEENEEEDSPKLDYKDVGKVLKSSGVEDINEEKLETAFKSVVDDEKYELKANNIIPKYDSKSIKIKTKVADISVSPQDLSYVRQVDVNGKLYLMIEVEENTVIDGFEMIPEALFKKAPEDTE
- a CDS encoding CBO0543 family protein, which translates into the protein MLKVGMLLTILISALVCVYFIKLDWRKYGFLYISAAVSANVLCYLFTWSGLYSFPNNLLHGDLLMPIGLVSTAFPLVVLLGVRFSPEKWIWKIPFYWGIVHLGMVAEAVLMITPMFKFGPEWDLWDSYSLRWGYYLLFELLGSKIIPPHLRKPISHQSFRYGGWAWIVFHIVVVVTIFLMGVYTGITLF
- a CDS encoding ATP-binding cassette domain-containing protein encodes the protein MIEVKEVEKKFGRKKILKGVSFTANKGEITCLIGINGVGKTTILNAIMALTPIQRGEILLDGEPIKEKTFEKVSFIPDALTMLPNMTIEEAMEFMNDFYTCWNMERARELLGFFRLHKGDRIASLSKGNAAKVNLLLGLALDVDYILMDEPFSGIDMFSREEIANVFTSHLIENRGVIITTHEVSDIEHLIDKVVLLDDGLVTKEFDAEKAREDDGMSVIDVMREVYQG
- a CDS encoding RNA polymerase sigma factor; the protein is MEMSQNKAVYLANLNQRMMDQDVNELYAECKKKIFSIALSYVKDHYLAEDLSHEILVKCYVTREKFKGDCSFHTWMCRIAKNHCIDFLRKSYRSRDLLSEDIDFTYKGNMSSPESEFLRLCDKEELNHHLRRLPATYLEVLTRFYYKEQSLKEIGHHLNLKPSTVKTRLFRARKMLRDQYQV